Proteins encoded within one genomic window of Gloeobacter kilaueensis JS1:
- a CDS encoding NAD(P)H-quinone oxidoreductase subunit F, with amino-acid sequence MAEPFLLTGWWVPFYGLIGAVLTLPWALPGVVRRGGPRPAAYFNLAMTFLALGHALALLSVVWGKAPVRLEYLWLQAQDLRLTLSLEFSPTTVGAVVVITGMSLLAQLYALGYMEKDWALARFFAMLGVFEGAMCGLALSNSVLLSYALLEMLTVSTYLLVGFWYAQPLVQTAARDAFLIKRVGDLLLLMGVVTLANIAPSLDFQDLAAWAPHANLPPLTATLLGLALIAGPVGKCAQIPLHFWLDEAMEGPNPASIMRNSLVVGCGAYVLIKLQPVLAISTVGVGVLLAIGTVTAIGSSCIALAQIDIKRCLSYTTSANLGLIFVAVALQQNSVALLLLLTHAISKALLFMSSGAVILATSTQNITEMGGLWSRMPATSLAFVVGTTASVSILPLGTFWSSIYASERFWSVAPWAVVLLLLVNTLTTLNLTRLFVRVFLGSRQAKTRRSPEVIWLMSVPMISLIIVNLLSPVILYQLGLLTSVTGSVPTWMFALGLVATSVLGFALAWQYTPRPPQLTCRVILGFPQKDWMGLVDYLSHDLYIERFYRATIVAWVSGLSAAMSKLDRHLVDGFVNLVGVVTLAGGESLKRSVPGQTQYYLLTILFGVMAVFVYEMLTLIH; translated from the coding sequence ATGGCCGAGCCTTTCTTGCTGACAGGCTGGTGGGTGCCCTTTTATGGGCTGATCGGCGCGGTGCTGACACTGCCCTGGGCATTGCCCGGCGTCGTGCGGCGCGGCGGGCCGAGACCGGCGGCGTACTTTAATCTGGCGATGACGTTCCTGGCGCTTGGCCACGCTCTGGCGCTGCTGTCGGTAGTCTGGGGAAAGGCTCCCGTTCGCCTCGAATATCTCTGGCTGCAGGCTCAAGATCTGCGCCTGACGCTCTCGCTCGAATTTTCACCGACCACGGTTGGTGCAGTGGTCGTGATTACCGGCATGAGCCTGCTTGCCCAGCTGTACGCTCTGGGCTACATGGAAAAGGACTGGGCGCTGGCGCGCTTTTTTGCCATGCTCGGTGTTTTTGAAGGGGCGATGTGCGGTCTGGCGCTCAGCAACTCCGTGCTCTTAAGCTACGCGCTGCTTGAGATGCTGACGGTTTCGACCTACCTGCTGGTCGGTTTCTGGTACGCCCAGCCTCTGGTGCAGACGGCGGCCCGCGACGCCTTTTTAATCAAGCGCGTCGGCGACCTGCTGCTTTTGATGGGTGTGGTCACCCTTGCCAACATCGCTCCGAGCCTCGACTTTCAGGATCTGGCCGCCTGGGCTCCCCACGCGAATCTGCCGCCCCTCACGGCGACTCTGCTCGGTCTGGCGCTGATCGCAGGTCCAGTGGGCAAGTGCGCCCAGATTCCCTTGCACTTCTGGCTCGACGAGGCGATGGAAGGCCCAAATCCCGCCTCGATCATGCGCAACTCGCTGGTAGTAGGTTGCGGTGCCTACGTGCTCATCAAGCTGCAGCCGGTGCTCGCCATCTCCACCGTCGGCGTAGGGGTCTTGCTCGCGATTGGCACGGTGACGGCCATCGGCTCCAGCTGCATCGCCCTCGCCCAGATCGACATCAAGCGCTGTCTTTCTTACACCACCAGTGCCAACCTTGGCCTTATCTTCGTCGCCGTTGCCCTGCAGCAGAATTCGGTAGCCCTGCTGTTGCTGCTCACCCACGCCATCTCCAAGGCGCTGCTGTTTATGAGTTCTGGGGCGGTGATCCTCGCCACCAGCACCCAGAACATCACCGAGATGGGCGGTCTATGGTCGCGGATGCCCGCCACCAGCCTCGCCTTTGTCGTCGGCACCACCGCCTCGGTCTCGATTTTGCCCCTGGGTACCTTCTGGTCGTCTATTTATGCCAGCGAACGCTTCTGGTCGGTTGCCCCCTGGGCGGTGGTGCTACTGCTGCTAGTCAACACCCTCACCACCCTCAACCTCACCCGCCTGTTTGTGCGGGTCTTCTTAGGCAGCCGCCAGGCAAAGACGCGCCGGTCTCCAGAGGTGATCTGGCTGATGTCGGTGCCGATGATCTCGCTTATCATCGTCAACCTGCTCTCGCCAGTCATCCTCTATCAGTTGGGTTTGCTCACCTCGGTGACAGGCTCGGTGCCGACCTGGATGTTTGCCCTGGGTCTGGTCGCCACGAGTGTGCTCGGTTTTGCCCTTGCCTGGCAGTACACTCCCCGCCCGCCGCAGCTCACCTGCCGGGTCATCCTGGGCTTCCCTCAAAAAGACTGGATGGGCCTGGTAGACTATCTTTCCCACGATCTGTATATTGAGCGCTTTTACCGGGCGACGATCGTCGCCTGGGTGAGCGGTCTTTCTGCCGCTATGTCCAAGCTCGATCGGCACTTAGTCGATGGCTTCGTCAACCTGGTGGGGGTCGTCACCCTGGCGGGCGGCGAGAGCCTCAAGCGCAGTGTCCCCGGCCAGACCCAGTACTATCTGCTGACCATCCTCTTTGGGGTGATGGCGGTCTTTGTCTACGAGATGCTCACTTTGATTCACTAG
- the sbcD gene encoding exonuclease subunit SbcD encodes MVRLLHLSDIHLGSGLSHGRINPATGYNSRFEDFLYCLSQAIERGIAEQVDLAVFGGDAFPNATPEPTHQEEFARQFKRLTDAGIPTVLLVGNHDLHSRGVGGASLNIYSALQVPGFLVGAKLVIHTIATRSGPVQVLTLPWVNRSALVTREEMRGKSIEQVDLALVERMKLALEAQVRRLDPSVPTILLAHLMAENAVYGAERHLAVGRGFSIPLALMARPEFDYVALGHVHRHQVLCEDPPIIYPGSIERVDFGEEKEKKGFILAEVERGRCRYQFVELPARAFKTIQANLADSSDPQADLVEIIRKHKFEGAVVRVHYRLHAHQSERIDTAELRALLERAFAFQLQPELISQLTQPRVPGLGESCALDPLDALGQYLDSRPELAELRSALLQTAEVLIKGERPELDTEECESDQEVLEVTAAAALQLLEREEGPQATSQLGLFGA; translated from the coding sequence ATGGTGCGCCTGCTTCACCTTTCGGATATTCACCTTGGTAGCGGCCTCTCCCACGGACGCATCAATCCGGCAACCGGATACAATTCTCGCTTTGAGGATTTTCTATACTGCCTGTCGCAGGCGATCGAGCGCGGGATTGCCGAGCAGGTCGATCTGGCGGTCTTTGGCGGCGACGCCTTCCCGAATGCCACTCCGGAGCCGACCCATCAAGAGGAGTTCGCCCGCCAGTTCAAGCGGCTCACCGACGCCGGTATCCCGACGGTTTTGCTGGTGGGCAACCACGACCTGCACAGTCGGGGCGTCGGCGGAGCGAGCCTCAACATCTATTCGGCTCTACAGGTACCGGGTTTTCTAGTCGGTGCAAAGCTTGTGATCCACACGATCGCGACGCGCTCCGGTCCGGTCCAGGTGCTCACCCTGCCCTGGGTCAACCGTTCTGCGCTCGTCACCCGCGAGGAGATGCGCGGCAAGAGCATCGAACAGGTCGATCTGGCCCTCGTCGAGCGGATGAAGCTGGCCCTCGAAGCCCAGGTGCGCCGCCTCGATCCGTCCGTTCCGACAATCCTGCTTGCTCATCTGATGGCTGAGAACGCCGTCTACGGGGCAGAGCGGCACCTGGCGGTGGGCCGGGGTTTCAGCATCCCGCTCGCGCTGATGGCCCGTCCTGAGTTCGACTACGTTGCCCTCGGGCATGTCCACCGCCATCAGGTATTGTGCGAAGATCCGCCGATTATCTACCCTGGTTCGATCGAAAGGGTCGATTTTGGCGAAGAAAAAGAAAAAAAAGGCTTCATCCTGGCGGAGGTCGAGCGGGGGCGCTGCCGCTACCAGTTTGTCGAGCTACCGGCCCGCGCCTTCAAGACGATCCAGGCCAACCTGGCCGACAGCAGCGATCCCCAGGCTGACCTCGTCGAGATTATCCGCAAGCACAAGTTCGAAGGGGCGGTGGTGCGGGTCCACTATCGCCTGCACGCCCATCAGAGCGAGCGCATCGACACTGCCGAGTTGCGTGCCCTGCTGGAGCGGGCCTTTGCTTTTCAGTTGCAGCCCGAACTCATCAGCCAGCTCACCCAGCCCAGAGTCCCCGGCCTGGGCGAAAGTTGTGCCCTCGACCCGCTCGACGCCCTGGGCCAGTACCTCGACAGTCGGCCAGAATTGGCGGAGTTGCGCTCTGCCCTGCTGCAGACGGCGGAGGTGCTCATCAAAGGTGAGCGGCCCGAACTGGACACAGAAGAATGCGAGAGCGACCAGGAAGTGCTCGAGGTGACGGCGGCGGCAGCGCTGCAGCTGCTGGAGCGCGAGGAAGGCCCGCAGGCGACCAGCCAGCTCGGACTTTTTGGCGCGTAG
- the cysC gene encoding adenylyl-sulfate kinase codes for MGKGVTIWFTGLSGAGKSTISAIVAQKLQALGRNVEVLDGDEVRLNLSAGLSFSKADRDTNVRRIGYVCRLLSRNGVIAISAAISPYRSTREELRTNISDFLEIFIDCPLGVCIDRDVKGLYARALKGEIPAFTGVSDPYEPPLNPDLTIHTDSETKEASAERVVQLLYERGYL; via the coding sequence ATGGGTAAAGGTGTAACTATCTGGTTTACCGGTCTATCCGGTGCGGGCAAGAGCACGATCTCGGCGATCGTCGCTCAGAAGTTGCAGGCGCTTGGCCGCAACGTCGAGGTCCTGGACGGCGACGAGGTGCGGCTCAACTTGAGTGCCGGCTTGAGCTTCAGCAAGGCGGATCGCGACACCAACGTGCGGCGCATCGGCTATGTCTGCCGCCTGTTGTCCCGCAACGGTGTGATTGCGATCAGTGCCGCCATCAGTCCGTATCGTTCGACCCGCGAAGAGCTGCGCACCAACATTTCTGACTTTCTTGAGATCTTTATCGACTGTCCCCTCGGTGTCTGCATCGATCGCGATGTCAAGGGCCTCTACGCACGCGCCCTCAAGGGTGAAATTCCGGCTTTTACCGGTGTCTCCGACCCTTACGAGCCGCCGCTCAATCCGGATCTGACCATCCACACCGATTCTGAGACCAAAGAAGCTTCCGCCGAGCGGGTGGTCCAGTTGCTCTACGAGCGCGGCTACCTCTAA
- the petG gene encoding cytochrome b6-f complex subunit V produces MIEPILLGIVLGFVPVTIAGLLVAAWLQYKQPTSLGEK; encoded by the coding sequence GTGATTGAACCGATCTTGTTGGGCATCGTTCTGGGTTTTGTACCGGTGACGATCGCCGGGTTGCTGGTGGCTGCCTGGCTGCAGTACAAGCAGCCTACGAGTCTCGGTGAAAAATAA
- a CDS encoding Ppx/GppA phosphatase family protein: MPEADDAQQERILAAIDVGTNSIHMVIVLVQPRLASFTIIAREKQMVRLGEYCLKTGWLKPEAMARALDALRHCKAFAEGLGAQEIIAVATSAVREAPNGPEFLQQIQRVVGLRVDLISGEEEARRIYLGVLSAVELDNRSHVVIDIGGGSTELILGDGHEPRFLTSIKAGAVRLSEQFVTSDPISTRDYNCLQNQVRNLLEPAIDALHSQGSFERLVGTSGTIMTLAEMDARQTGNVPTSLQGYTLTLASLEQLLAQLRPLDLEARRRLPGVSERRADIIVAGAAILLEAMKLLKVESLVVCEAALREGLIVDWMLAHGLIADRLRYQGSVRERSVLHLADKFHLDYAHAEQVSRLALSLFDQTRGALHHWSGADRELLWAAAMLHNCGHFINHSAHHKHSYYLIRHGGMLGFTEEEIEVIANLARYHRKSAPRRKHLPFQQLSKEHKRLVRQLSIFLRLASALDRRHKGAVQAVRCQVRPDQVELHLQPHDPADPCDLELWNAEYKKAEFEQEFGRVLTISLEPAIRDAFPLLAVPAGDSRPEAGLGERTPAAGSRR, translated from the coding sequence ATGCCTGAAGCTGACGACGCTCAACAGGAGCGCATTCTGGCTGCCATCGATGTCGGCACCAACTCGATACACATGGTGATCGTCCTGGTTCAGCCAAGGCTGGCGAGCTTCACGATCATCGCCCGCGAAAAGCAGATGGTCCGGCTCGGAGAGTACTGCCTCAAGACCGGCTGGCTCAAGCCCGAGGCGATGGCCCGCGCCCTCGATGCGCTGCGCCACTGCAAGGCTTTTGCCGAAGGACTGGGCGCTCAAGAAATCATCGCCGTCGCCACCAGTGCCGTGCGCGAGGCACCGAACGGCCCCGAGTTTCTTCAGCAGATCCAGCGCGTTGTCGGCCTCAGGGTCGATCTCATCTCAGGCGAGGAGGAGGCGCGGCGGATCTACCTCGGTGTGCTCTCAGCCGTCGAACTGGATAATCGCTCCCACGTCGTCATCGACATCGGCGGCGGCTCAACGGAGCTGATTTTAGGCGACGGCCACGAACCGCGCTTTCTTACCAGTATCAAAGCGGGGGCGGTGCGCCTGAGCGAGCAGTTCGTCACCAGCGATCCGATCAGCACCCGCGACTACAACTGCCTGCAAAATCAGGTGCGCAATCTGCTGGAGCCGGCGATCGACGCGCTGCACAGTCAGGGTTCCTTCGAGCGGCTGGTGGGCACCTCCGGCACGATCATGACCCTCGCCGAGATGGATGCCCGCCAGACAGGCAACGTGCCCACATCGCTGCAGGGCTACACGCTTACCCTCGCAAGCCTCGAACAACTGCTCGCTCAATTGCGCCCCCTCGATCTTGAGGCGAGACGCCGCCTGCCGGGCGTCTCAGAGCGGCGCGCCGACATCATCGTCGCTGGAGCGGCAATCTTGCTTGAGGCGATGAAGCTTCTTAAAGTCGAATCGCTGGTCGTCTGCGAGGCGGCTCTGCGCGAGGGGCTCATCGTCGATTGGATGCTCGCCCACGGCCTCATCGCCGATCGGCTGCGCTACCAGGGTTCGGTGCGCGAGCGCAGCGTGCTGCATCTGGCGGACAAGTTCCACCTCGACTATGCCCACGCCGAGCAGGTGAGTCGCCTCGCTTTAAGCCTGTTCGATCAGACCCGTGGTGCGCTGCACCACTGGAGCGGCGCGGATCGCGAGCTACTGTGGGCGGCGGCGATGCTCCACAACTGCGGCCACTTCATCAACCACTCGGCCCACCACAAGCATTCGTATTACCTGATTCGCCACGGCGGGATGCTCGGTTTTACCGAAGAAGAGATCGAAGTGATCGCCAACCTTGCCCGCTACCACCGCAAGAGTGCCCCCCGGCGCAAGCACCTGCCCTTTCAGCAGCTTTCAAAAGAACACAAGCGCCTGGTGCGGCAGTTGAGCATCTTCTTGCGCCTCGCCTCCGCCCTCGATCGCCGCCACAAGGGCGCGGTGCAGGCGGTGCGCTGCCAGGTTCGTCCCGATCAGGTCGAACTGCACTTGCAGCCGCACGACCCTGCGGATCCCTGCGACCTCGAACTGTGGAATGCAGAGTACAAAAAAGCGGAGTTCGAGCAAGAATTTGGCCGCGTCCTCACGATCAGCCTCGAACCAGCGATCCGTGACGCCTTTCCCCTGCTCGCTGTCCCAGCAGGCGATTCCCGGCCCGAAGCCGGCCTGGGTGAGCGGACACCTGCCGCCGGCTCCCGGCGGTGA
- a CDS encoding choice-of-anchor E domain-containing protein: MLPSLRFPPAPGAVLRSSALPLGAFWLALTLVGADGAKAATISFGPVDSGPLLTEIVNYSLPINQFDPSLGTLTGIQLTLGGSFDSTLTVQNLSATDQTFQVGQSVQISLTGPTPSNPFSTSVTPRDFSGSITLAPGQTSGPIELTAGPTTSVTNINPSLFNLFIGTGTVSFLGNSNTTTTFNGGGGNLEFLSTTFADFSVAVTYTFNPVVPEPSLLPGLLLIGGGVAGAVFAQKKTGPKIR; this comes from the coding sequence GTGTTGCCGTCCCTGCGTTTCCCTCCTGCTCCTGGTGCTGTTCTGCGATCGTCCGCCCTGCCGCTCGGGGCTTTTTGGCTTGCGCTGACACTGGTGGGTGCCGACGGGGCAAAAGCGGCGACAATCAGCTTTGGCCCGGTGGACAGTGGCCCGCTTCTAACTGAGATCGTCAACTATTCGCTGCCCATCAACCAGTTCGATCCCTCTTTGGGTACCCTGACCGGCATCCAGCTCACCCTGGGCGGCAGCTTCGACAGCACCCTCACTGTGCAAAACCTCTCGGCCACCGATCAGACCTTTCAGGTGGGGCAGAGTGTGCAGATTAGCCTCACCGGCCCCACACCCTCCAATCCGTTCTCGACGAGCGTCACCCCCCGCGACTTTTCCGGATCGATTACCCTCGCTCCTGGCCAGACCAGCGGGCCGATCGAACTGACGGCTGGACCGACCACCAGCGTCACGAACATCAATCCGAGCCTGTTTAATTTGTTCATCGGCACCGGCACGGTGAGCTTTCTGGGCAACTCGAACACCACCACGACCTTTAATGGCGGTGGCGGCAACCTCGAATTTTTAAGTACGACGTTTGCAGACTTCTCGGTAGCTGTCACCTACACCTTCAACCCGGTGGTGCCGGAGCCGTCGTTGCTGCCGGGGCTTTTGCTCATCGGCGGTGGCGTCGCTGGGGCAGTGTTCGCCCAAAAGAAAACAGGCCCAAAGATCAGGTAG
- a CDS encoding NADH-quinone oxidoreductase subunit M, which produces MLSVLVWLPIAGALVVGCLPESFRPRWITLGFTALVLLLSAVVAFQFNLADGGLQFQEHIPWLTSLGIAYSLGVDGLSLPLLLLNSFLVWIAVWMSDENPGKSRLYYALLLVMSGGVAGAFLAQNALLFFLFFELELIPLYLLITLWGGARRNYAATKFLIYTAISGILILAAFFGLANLAATPDFSFEALRNHSLPMGTQLVLLGIVLVAFGIKIPLVPFHTWLPDAHVEASAPISVLLAGVLLKLGTYGLVRFGLGFFPQAWHVLAPALATWAVVSVLYGCLTAIAQKNMKKMVAYSSIGHMGYVLLAAAAATPLSIQASVCQMVAHGLISGLMFLLVGIIYKKTGSLDLDELCGLMAPERGLPVTGSLMILAVMASAGIPSMVGFVGEFLVFKSSFAVFPIQTLLCILGTGLTAVYLLTLINRSFFGRLSPKLGNLPPVRWSERAPAIVVALAIVVLGLQPNWLTRWSEATAAAYGTQIASRLALVPPAPRTLTP; this is translated from the coding sequence ATGCTCAGTGTCCTGGTGTGGTTGCCAATTGCCGGTGCGCTCGTCGTGGGCTGCCTGCCCGAGTCGTTCAGGCCACGCTGGATCACGCTGGGCTTCACTGCGCTGGTGCTGCTGCTGTCGGCGGTCGTTGCCTTTCAGTTCAATCTGGCGGACGGCGGGCTGCAATTTCAGGAGCACATCCCCTGGCTCACCTCCCTGGGGATCGCTTACTCGCTGGGCGTGGATGGTCTGTCGCTGCCGCTGCTGCTGCTCAATAGTTTTCTAGTCTGGATTGCCGTCTGGATGAGCGACGAGAACCCCGGCAAGTCGCGGCTCTACTACGCGCTGCTGCTGGTCATGTCTGGCGGGGTAGCCGGCGCTTTCCTCGCCCAGAACGCCCTGTTGTTTTTCTTGTTCTTTGAATTGGAACTCATTCCGCTCTATCTGCTCATCACCCTCTGGGGCGGAGCGCGGCGCAACTACGCCGCCACCAAGTTTTTGATCTACACGGCCATCTCGGGCATCTTGATCCTGGCGGCTTTCTTTGGGCTTGCGAATCTGGCCGCCACCCCCGACTTTTCTTTTGAAGCGCTGCGCAACCACTCGCTGCCGATGGGCACCCAGCTGGTGCTGCTTGGGATCGTTCTGGTGGCCTTTGGGATCAAGATCCCGCTGGTGCCCTTTCACACCTGGCTGCCGGATGCCCACGTCGAGGCGAGCGCCCCGATCTCGGTATTGCTCGCCGGTGTGCTGCTCAAACTGGGTACCTACGGTCTGGTGCGCTTTGGCCTGGGTTTCTTCCCGCAAGCCTGGCATGTGCTCGCCCCGGCCCTCGCCACCTGGGCGGTGGTGAGTGTGCTCTATGGCTGTCTTACCGCCATTGCCCAGAAGAACATGAAGAAGATGGTGGCCTACAGTTCGATCGGCCACATGGGCTACGTGTTGCTGGCGGCGGCAGCGGCCACTCCCCTCAGTATCCAGGCGTCGGTCTGCCAGATGGTCGCCCACGGCCTCATTTCCGGGTTGATGTTTTTGCTGGTGGGCATCATCTACAAAAAAACAGGCAGCCTCGACCTCGACGAGTTGTGCGGCCTGATGGCACCCGAGCGCGGCCTACCTGTGACCGGCAGCCTGATGATCCTGGCGGTGATGGCTTCTGCCGGTATCCCGAGTATGGTGGGCTTTGTGGGCGAATTTCTCGTCTTCAAAAGCAGCTTCGCCGTCTTCCCGATCCAGACGTTGCTCTGCATCCTGGGCACTGGCCTGACGGCAGTCTACCTGCTCACCTTGATTAACCGTTCGTTCTTTGGCCGCCTCAGCCCGAAGTTGGGCAACCTGCCGCCGGTGCGCTGGTCGGAGCGCGCCCCGGCAATCGTCGTTGCTCTGGCCATTGTCGTTCTCGGCCTCCAGCCAAACTGGCTCACCCGCTGGAGCGAGGCGACCGCCGCCGCCTACGGCACCCAGATTGCAAGCCGCCTTGCCCTTGTCCCGCCCGCACCCCGAACGCTTACCCCTTAG
- the ftsY gene encoding signal recognition particle-docking protein FtsY — protein sequence MVFDWFKRFGKKEKKEEEPLLEPAPPEASAPQTESSATPEAQVEPDYMRWARIAQEKLNTEVAQQATADEAISDWQRVLYGTSSPPAPSVPAPAPPPPVVEPAAPPPPPVEEPPAATAAFDWQRVLYGTPAPPAPPVEEAPVAEAPPPPPVPAIEEAPPVLESVAAVPPAVAEAPPAPELPAVAEAPVEPPPIPESPPVAEPPVAIVPVEAPSAFEGPVTAAEPAIQSTVEVERAEAEPIEELPAPAAESPPQAVEPESVAEPPAPVTKTVSESSLQPPAPVEPPVQSEEALPPEAPRSPAFDWRRFLPGYRAAPSAPAQPDPDTPPVSEPVNPVPEPPVAQTPPPPAEPPAAEPLEEEPTRAPAFDWRRFLAGNRSTPAAEPPEPVAPPAPQPQPQPQFQLDAGFLWSAEVLAAQGRRPEDVTVEEITWLQKLRFGLGRTRRSLVNNLKAVVGRGPIGAAELEELEALLLQADVGLTVSDRILSALQERVRREALSADQVLPFLKSQLRRQLELEADDPAQFAPRRGRLNVWLIVGVNGVGKTTTIGKIAALAVRSGYKTLIAAGDTFRAAAVEQLTIWGERAGVMVVANPSPKADPAAVVYDAIGAARSRGAELLLVDTAGRLQNKKNLMDELAKVRRIIDKQAADAHVEALLVLDATTGQNGLQQARVFREVAGLTGVIITKLDGSAKAGITLAIVDELQLPIRFIGVGEKVDDLRPFNSFEFIEALLSDIDDG from the coding sequence ATGGTCTTCGACTGGTTCAAACGCTTCGGCAAAAAAGAAAAGAAAGAAGAAGAACCCTTACTCGAACCAGCTCCGCCTGAAGCTTCAGCACCGCAGACAGAATCATCGGCGACTCCAGAGGCGCAGGTGGAGCCGGACTATATGAGATGGGCGCGCATCGCCCAGGAGAAGCTCAACACTGAGGTTGCTCAACAAGCGACTGCGGACGAGGCGATCTCCGACTGGCAACGGGTTCTCTACGGTACCTCCTCCCCTCCTGCCCCAAGTGTTCCAGCGCCTGCTCCGCCACCGCCGGTAGTAGAGCCAGCCGCCCCACCCCCACCGCCGGTGGAAGAGCCGCCCGCAGCGACCGCTGCCTTCGACTGGCAGCGCGTTCTCTATGGCACTCCCGCGCCCCCTGCTCCTCCGGTAGAAGAAGCGCCGGTTGCAGAAGCGCCACCGCCCCCGCCAGTACCAGCCATAGAAGAAGCGCCACCGGTTCTAGAAAGTGTTGCAGCAGTTCCGCCTGCGGTCGCTGAAGCGCCACCGGCACCCGAACTGCCCGCTGTTGCAGAAGCACCGGTGGAGCCGCCGCCAATTCCTGAATCGCCTCCTGTCGCTGAACCGCCGGTGGCAATTGTCCCTGTAGAAGCGCCGTCGGCTTTTGAAGGGCCGGTCACTGCCGCTGAACCGGCTATCCAGAGCACCGTTGAAGTCGAGCGCGCTGAGGCTGAGCCTATCGAAGAACTGCCAGCGCCGGCAGCTGAAAGTCCTCCCCAAGCAGTAGAGCCTGAGAGCGTCGCGGAACCTCCGGCTCCTGTAACCAAGACAGTTTCTGAAAGTTCACTCCAGCCTCCGGCCCCTGTCGAGCCGCCGGTTCAGAGTGAAGAAGCACTGCCTCCGGAAGCTCCCAGATCTCCTGCCTTCGATTGGCGGCGCTTCCTCCCCGGCTATCGGGCCGCTCCCTCCGCGCCTGCCCAGCCAGATCCAGACACTCCGCCCGTCAGCGAACCGGTGAACCCGGTCCCCGAACCGCCCGTCGCCCAGACACCGCCGCCTCCGGCAGAGCCACCGGCAGCGGAGCCATTGGAGGAGGAGCCGACCAGGGCCCCTGCCTTCGATTGGCGGCGCTTTCTGGCAGGCAACAGATCCACACCGGCGGCTGAGCCGCCTGAACCAGTCGCCCCACCCGCACCCCAGCCCCAGCCGCAACCCCAGTTCCAGCTGGACGCTGGTTTTTTGTGGTCGGCGGAGGTGCTCGCCGCCCAGGGCCGCCGTCCGGAGGATGTGACGGTTGAAGAGATCACCTGGCTGCAAAAATTGCGCTTTGGCCTCGGGCGGACCCGCCGCAGCCTGGTCAACAACCTCAAGGCTGTCGTCGGGCGGGGTCCAATCGGGGCGGCGGAGCTGGAAGAACTCGAAGCGCTGCTGCTGCAGGCAGACGTTGGCCTGACCGTGAGTGACCGGATCTTGAGCGCTCTACAGGAGCGGGTGCGCCGCGAGGCGCTGAGCGCCGATCAGGTGCTGCCCTTTCTCAAGTCGCAGCTGCGCAGGCAACTGGAGCTGGAAGCGGACGACCCGGCCCAGTTCGCTCCCCGGCGCGGACGGCTCAACGTCTGGCTCATCGTCGGCGTCAACGGCGTCGGCAAGACGACGACGATCGGCAAGATCGCCGCACTCGCCGTCCGTTCCGGCTACAAAACCCTCATCGCCGCCGGAGACACTTTCCGGGCTGCCGCCGTCGAGCAACTCACCATCTGGGGCGAGCGCGCCGGGGTGATGGTCGTCGCCAACCCATCGCCAAAAGCCGACCCGGCGGCGGTCGTCTACGATGCGATCGGCGCGGCCAGGTCGCGGGGAGCCGAATTGTTGCTCGTCGATACAGCTGGTCGCCTGCAAAACAAAAAGAACCTGATGGACGAGCTGGCCAAGGTGCGGCGGATCATCGACAAGCAGGCAGCCGATGCCCACGTCGAGGCGCTGCTGGTGCTCGATGCCACCACCGGCCAGAACGGCCTGCAGCAGGCGCGCGTCTTCCGGGAGGTGGCGGGCCTGACCGGTGTGATCATCACCAAGCTCGACGGCTCGGCCAAGGCCGGTATTACCCTCGCCATCGTCGATGAGCTGCAGTTGCCGATTCGCTTTATCGGCGTCGGCGAAAAAGTGGACGACCTGCGGCCATTTAATAGCTTCGAGTTTATCGAGGCGCTGCTGAGCGACATCGATGACGGCTGA